One genomic segment of Nocardia spumae includes these proteins:
- a CDS encoding TetR/AcrR family transcriptional regulator has translation MNPGPSDPDSAADTGSLIERAYTAAVDGADDGDDIRSRVLDAACEQFGALGVRRSTMDDVARRANVSRITVYRRFATKDDLVEQVILREYRRYFDQFLTDIRRARTPADRVVLGFVSSLRTIRNNPIIGGLLTAEPDMVVGSMIGDQGRTVAMVRAFVAGQLRREQRAGQVSAEVDAELAAELMVRISASFLAIPSGVVDLDDDEQLTELARRYLVPMLEPPHPAPPGTGTR, from the coding sequence GTGAATCCTGGACCTTCCGACCCCGACAGCGCGGCAGATACCGGCTCGCTGATCGAACGCGCCTACACCGCCGCCGTCGACGGGGCCGACGACGGTGACGACATCCGCAGCCGAGTACTGGACGCGGCCTGCGAGCAATTCGGCGCGCTGGGTGTTCGCCGCTCGACCATGGACGATGTGGCACGGCGGGCCAACGTCTCACGCATTACCGTTTATCGCCGATTCGCGACGAAAGACGATCTGGTCGAACAGGTGATCCTGCGGGAGTATCGCCGCTACTTCGACCAGTTCCTCACCGACATCCGGCGCGCCCGCACCCCTGCCGACCGGGTGGTGCTCGGTTTCGTCAGTTCATTGCGCACGATCCGCAACAATCCGATCATCGGCGGATTGCTCACCGCCGAACCGGATATGGTCGTCGGCTCGATGATCGGCGACCAGGGCCGCACCGTCGCCATGGTGCGGGCATTCGTCGCCGGCCAGCTCCGTCGGGAGCAGCGTGCGGGCCAGGTCTCCGCCGAGGTCGACGCCGAACTGGCGGCCGAGCTGATGGTCCGGATCTCGGCGTCGTTTCTGGCGATCCCCAGCGGAGTCGTCGACCTCGACGACGACGAGCAATTGACCGAACTGGCCCGGCGTTACCTTGTTCCGATGCTGGAACCGCCGCACCCGGCGCCGCCCGGCACCGGAACACGCTGA